TCAATGTCGGCGCCGCTACCGAGGTCGAGATGAAGGAGAAGAAGGCGCGCGTCGAGGACGCCCTCCACGCCTGCCGCGCCGCTGTCGAAGAGGGCATCCTGCCCGGCGGCGGCGTCTCCCCGATCCGCGCCCGCCGCGTGCTCGAGGCCCTCAAGAAGAAGGCCAAGGGCGACGAGCGCGTCGGCATCGACATCATCTATCGCGCCGTGGCGGCCCCCATCCGCCAGATCGCGTCCAACACCGGCCTCGACGGCTCGCTCGTCCTGAGCAAGGTCGAAGAGAACACCGCCACCAACTTCGGCTTCAACGCCGCCACGCAGGAATACGGCGACCTGGTGGCGATGGGCGTCATCGTCCCGACCAAGGTCGAGCGCGTCGCCCTCCAGAACGCCGCCAGCGTGTCCGCCCTCCTCCTGACGACCGACGCGATCATCGCGGAGATCAAGGAGAAGAAGGACAAGGCGCCGGCGGGGGCTGGGGCGGGGATGGACGATTACGACTATTGAGCGGTCCTGAACGGACGCTTTGCCCGGAAACGGGAATCTGATACATTCGTGACCCCCGCGGCCCTGAGATGGGTGGCGGGGGATTCTTTCGGCGGGGAAGCAGGAGGCGGCATTTGAGAACGCGCATAGAGGAATGGATCGCTCCGGCCGCAATTCTGGCTGTTATCTCAATTTTTGGCTACGATCTTTCCGCAAGATACACCCGCGGCTATTTGTCAATCTATGGCGTTGAATTGCGCTGGTTTGACCCAACCGCAACTCAACTCCTAATGAATGCAAGCGGCATTGTCTTCTATCTGATCCTCGCGATAGCGCTATTTGTGCTTCTTAGTATCGCCACAAAGGCCTCGCAGCCGGTTTGGAATGCGCTGTATTTTGGCCTTCTTCTCGTCGTTGGGTTCGTGTGCTATGCCCACATAGCGTCAATGTGGATACTGTTTGGCGATAGTGTTTTTTGGTGGGGAAAACTGTATCTTGCCTTCAAGGTTGGAATCCTTCCTGCCACCTTTTGCCTACTGCCGCTGCTCTGGCGCGCAGTTGATTCCGATTCATGGAAGCCGCCAGGGAAAGAGTGGGCTACTCGCTTCCGCAATGATCTCGGGGAAGGTGCTTTGACTACAGCCAGAGTGGTGGTGGCAATGCTGCTCGTAATGATATTCGGGCGGATCATTGCCGCAATGCTCGGCCAGAGCGTCGCAATGTCGGAAATACAGGGCATTCGAAACAAGGGCTTTCTCACGAGTCTTCCGGAGGGCGAGATTATAGTCGAGAAAATTTTATTTCGCGACACGAATGCTGCGATTATGATCATGCGCGATCATGAAGGCCTGTACATTCGGTTTGTTGATCCCGTTCTCGGCATTGACCATTCGCCAGGCTCTGGCAGGGTGTTGTTTAAGGATGTCCAGCCGAAGCTCTTGCCATTTGTCCCATCGGAGTAATCCCTGCTGAGACAATCTGTTGCTGCTATTGATCAGTTTGGCATCCTGTATCGGGGACAATGCTCGCGGCCTTGGCGCGAGCCGAACCTTATTTGGCTGATTCCGTTCCAGTCTCTAGAAAGCGTGAACGGGTATGTTCTGCCGCTCCCCGGTGAGTGTCATTCCTGACCCGTGTTCTCTCCCTCCCGGGCCTCCTTTGCTAGGTGCGTCTCCGCCGCCCGGGTCACCGCTGCGCGGATGCCCCGGGGCACCGGTGATTCATGATTCTTTCTCGGTGCCCCGGGGCATTCCTGACCCGGGCTCCCCCTCCTCCCGTGCTCGTTGATGGAAACACAGTACCCGTCGTCCGCCCGGTCGCGGGCTGGTTGTGATTGGTCTTCTGATGAAGCGAGGTCGCTGCGGACCGCGTGCTGCCGCCCGCGGCTCTGTCTGCTCCCTCTCCTGTCTCGCGGCCCCCGGACGCGAGATGGGAGAGGGCTGGGGTGAGGGCTCCCTCTCGTCGCATCCGCGCGCGGCGCAGGTTGGGAGTGGTCTTCTGATGAAAGAAGTGAACTGCGGACCGCGTGCTGCCGCCCGCGGCTCTGTTATGCGCCGGGCCAGAGCCACGCGAAGATCGCCGCGGTCGCGAGCCCGTAGATCAGCCCGTCGACGAGGTGCGCCACGAACATCGACCAGGAGCGCCCGAACCAGATGATCTGGGGGATGACGGCGGCGGTGTACGCGAGCACGCCGGCGATGGCCATCGTGTGGAAGACCACCGCGAACTCGGCGCCGCGGGGCAGCGTGGGGATGCCCAGGCATCCGAGCGCGAACGACACGACGAGGTACAGCACGAACGAGCCGAGCAGCGACGCGCCCATGCCCGGCGCCTTGGGGTACACCTGCAGGCGTCCCCACGGGCCTTCCTTCATGCGCTGCTTGCCCTCGTCGGTCTTCATGTCCTTCCCCTCGCAGAACGGGAAGAAGTACATCCCCGGGGCGACGCCCAGCCGGCGCAGGGCGGCGAGCACATCGGCCTCGTTGCCCAGGCGGCGGGCCTCCCCCTTGTGGTGCGGCGCGACCGTCCACGCGAGCATCGACAGAAAGAAGACCGCCGCCGTCGCCAGGAGGATCGGGAGCCAGAGATCCCCGAGTGAAACGAGCGCTCCGGTGTCGGGGGAAACGGCGGGGATCTGCGGTGCGCCAAGCATGGGGAGACTCCTGCGGTTGCGGTCGGGCGAAATCGGACTCGCGGGCACCACATTCTCTTCGGCGATGTCTGGCGGGAGTGTTCAAAGGGGGATGGGTTGGTCTTCTGCTGAACCGTGGTCGCCGCGGCGCGCGTGCCGCCGCCCGCGGCTCTGTCTGCTCCCTCTCCTGTCTCGCGCAGCGAGATGGGAGAGGGCCGGGGTGATGGCATGAAAGCCCGTTGCTCCCGAGTCGTGGGGCGGTGTACACCGTCCCTGTGTGACAACGACTCACCGAAAGGAGCAACGGACATGGAGAAGACCTCAGTGTATGTGGGACTGGACTATCACCAGTCGTTCATCCGTGTGTGCGTGGTCGACGCCGCCGGCCGCGCCCTGTACAACCGGCCCTGCGGCAACCACTGGCGTGAGGTGGTCGAGGCCGTCTCGGGACGCGGGGCGGTGGCCGGCGTGGCCATCGAGGCCTGCTGCGGCGCAGCCGACCTGGCCGACGAGCTCGTCGAGCACGCCGGCTGGAGCGTGGCCCTGGCGCACCCGGGCTATGTCGCACGCATGAAGCAGAGCCCCGACAAGAGCGACATGGCCGACGCACGCGTGCTCGCCGAGCTCACCCGCGTGGGCTGGCTCCCGCGTGTCTGGCTCGCGCCCGCCCCGATCCGCGAGCTGCGTCGGCTCGTGGGGCTGCGTCAGACCCTGATCGATCAGCGACGCGCCGCGAGGCTCCGTCTGCGCGCGTTGCTCCGCGACCTGCGCCGGCGACCCGCGGGCGTGCGGACGCGTCCCTGGTCCCGCGCCTGGCTGGCGTGGGTCGACACGCTGGACCTGGACGACGCGTCGCGTCTGGTGCTCGACGAGTGTCTTGCTCAGATCGCCTTCTTCACTCAGCGGCTGACGCGTGTCGAGCACGCGTTGGAGGGGCGCACCCACAACGACCCGGTCGTGCGTCGCCTGCGTGAGATGCCCGGCGTGGGCCCGGTCACCGCGTGGGTGCTGCGCG
This Phycisphaeraceae bacterium DNA region includes the following protein-coding sequences:
- a CDS encoding IS110 family transposase, with the translated sequence MEKTSVYVGLDYHQSFIRVCVVDAAGRALYNRPCGNHWREVVEAVSGRGAVAGVAIEACCGAADLADELVEHAGWSVALAHPGYVARMKQSPDKSDMADARVLAELTRVGWLPRVWLAPAPIRELRRLVGLRQTLIDQRRAARLRLRALLRDLRRRPAGVRTRPWSRAWLAWVDTLDLDDASRLVLDECLAQIAFFTQRLTRVEHALEGRTHNDPVVRRLREMPGVGPVTAWVLRAHVGRFDRFRSGKQLARFCSLCPRNASSGDRVADSGLIRAGDPTLRSTLIELGHRLVRCDQRWGSLAARLRRAGKHPCVIAAAVANRFVRWLHHQMQEPTMT